From the genome of Argentina anserina chromosome 4, drPotAnse1.1, whole genome shotgun sequence, one region includes:
- the LOC126791344 gene encoding serine/threonine protein phosphatase 2A 57 kDa regulatory subunit B' theta isoform-like translates to MLKQILSKVSRKSSKHSESRDGGHTLYSNAPTYGKSGELGTGKSGNVISSVPAGGFVSDVGNGYGNKSAKGVNLKLNGFAAASSYEALPGFRDVPNSEKQNLLVRKLNLCCVIFDFTDPTKHLKEKEIKRQTLLEVVDYVTSANGKFSEVVMQEGIKMVSANLFRSFSPQPRENKVVDGFDLEEDEPLMDPAWPHLQIVYEFLLRFVASPETDAKLAKRYVDHSFILKLLDLFDSEDPREREYLKTILHRSYGKFMVHRPFIRKAINNIFYSFIFEAEKHNGVSELLEILGSIINGFALPLKEEHKLFLVRALIPLHKPKYLAMYHQQLSYCITQFVEKDCKLADTVIRGLLKYWPVTNSSKEVLFISELEEVLEATQPSEFQRCMVPLFRQIALCLKSSHFQVAERALFLWNNDHIENLIKQNRKVLLPIIFSALEKNATNHWNQAVHSLTLNVRKIFYDLDPELFNECLAEFKEDESKEDEVIARREATWKHLEEVAAKKASSNEPVLVRGRAPLRTASR, encoded by the exons ATGTTAAAGCAGATATTGAGTAAGGTGTCCCGGAAGTCTTCTAAGCATTCTGAAAGCCGGGATGGAGGCCATACGTTGTATTCGAATGCTCCCACCTATGGAAAGAGTGGTGAGCTGGGGACTGGTAAGTCTGGTAATGTGATTTCTTCTGTGCCAGCTGGTGGTTTTGTTTCGGATGTTGGGAATGGTTATGGGAACAAGAGCGCAAAGGGTGTGAATTTGAAGCTGAATGGCTTTGCGGCGGCTTCTTCTTATGAAGCATTGCCGGGATTTAGAGATGTTCCCAATTCTGAGAAGCAGAACTTATTAGTCAGAAAGCTAAACTTGTGCTGTGTTATATTTGACTTCACGGATCCAACTAAGCacctgaaagaaaaagagatcaAGCGCCAAACACTGTTGGAAGTAGTGGATTATGTGACTTCAGCGAATGGTAAATTCTCAGAAGTTGTAATGCAAGAGGGTATTAAAATGGTGTCTGCAAATTTGTTTAGGTCATTCTCTCCACAGCCACGGGAGAATAAGGTTGTAGATGGTTTTGACTTGGAAGAGGATGAGCCTTTGATGGATCCTGCTTGGCCTCACTTGCAAATAGTTTACGAGTTTTTGTTGAGATTTGTTGCATCACCTGAGACAGATGCAAAGTTAGCAAAAAGATATGTCGATCACTCATTCATTCTAAAGTTGCTGGATCTATTTGACTCTGAAGATCCTAGAGAGAGGGAGTATTTGAAAACAATTCTGCACAGATCATATGGAAAATTTATGGTGCATCGTCCATTCATCAGGAAAGCTATCAACAACATCTTTTATAGTTTTATCTTTGAGGCCGAGAAGCataatggggtttctgaactTCTAGAAATTTTGGGTAGTATAATAAATGGGTTTGCTCTGCCACTGaaagaagaacataaattgttCCTCGTTCGGGCTCTAATTCCCTTGCATAAGCCAAAGTATCTAGCAATGTACCATCAACAGCTATCTTATTGCATTACGCAATTCGTAGAAAAAGATTGCAAGCTTGCTGATACTGTCATAAGGGGTTTATTAAAGTACTGGCCAGTCACTAACAGTTCTAAGGAAGTGTTGTTTATTAGCGAACTGGAGGAGGTTCTAGAAGCAACTCAGCCATCTGAATTTCAGCGCTGCATGGTTCCCTTATTCCGCCAAATCGCTCTTTGTCTAAAAAGTTCTCACTTTCAG GTGGCAGAGAGAGCTCTGTTTCTGTGGAACAACGATCACATTGAGAACTTGATCAAGCAGAATCGTAAGGTTTTACTGCCCATTATCTTCTCTGCATTGGAGAAAAATGCGACAAACCATTGGAATCAGGCTGTTCATAGCTTGACCTTAAATGTCCGCAAAATTTTCTATGATCTTGATCCCGAGCTGTTCAACGAATGCTTAGCCGAGTTCAAAGAAGATGAATCGAAGGAAGATGAGGTAATA